One Engystomops pustulosus chromosome 11, aEngPut4.maternal, whole genome shotgun sequence DNA window includes the following coding sequences:
- the DUSP5 gene encoding dual specificity protein phosphatase 5, which produces MKVTSIESRRLQRLLRKEFSRCLVLDCRPYLPFSASSVRGSINVHLNSVLLRRARGGAAPLHLVVPEEAARCRLRDGQVSVVVVLDERSHRWQKLKKDSAAHIVLNTLHSAVHSLPCRPRLCFLKGGYESFHTEYPECCISQKVLSQEENESDRNLRCEKLSSSFQKPSYDEGSPVEILPFLYLGSAYHASKCEFLANLRITALLNVSRKCSDCIKDKYDYKWIPVEDNHNTDISSHFQEAIEFIDTVRLAGGKVLVHCEAGISRSPTICMAYLMKTKRFRLEEAFEYIKQRRSLISPNFSFMGQLLHYETEIFSSITSAPPVSMSCKRDTVSFFAEEMDLGQHFEGSCFSFPASVLSPVPLRSPVHQLKLSPITATSSC; this is translated from the exons ATGAAGGTGACCTCCATAGAGAGTCGGCGGCTGCAGCGCCTCCTCAGGAAGGAGTTCTCCCGCTGCCTGGTGCTGGACTGCCGCCCGTACCTGCCCTTCTCCGCCTCCAGCGTGCGCGGCTCCATCAATGTCCACCTGAACTCGGTGCTGCTGCGGCGGGCGCGGGGGGGAGCGGCGCCACTTCACCTGGTGGTCCCGGAGGAGGCGGCGCGCTGCCGGCTGCGGGATGGACAGGTGTCCGTGGTGGTGGTGCTGGACGAGCGCAGCCACAGGTGGCAGAAGCTGAAGAAGGACAGCGCCGCGCACATCGTGCTCAACACCCTGCACAGCGCCGTGCACAGCCTGCCCTGCCGGCCCCGGCTCTGCTTCCTCAAGG GAGGATACGAGTCGTTCCACACGGAATATCCGGAATGCTGTATCAGTCAGAAAGTGCTATCGCAAGAAGAAAACGAAAGTGACCGAAATCTCCGCTGCGAAAAGCTGTCATCGTCCTTCCAGAAGCCGTCCTATGATGAG GGCAGTCCGGTGGAGATCCTTCCATTCCTCTATCTCGGCAGCGCTTACCATGCTTCCAAATGTGAATTCCTGGCAAACCTCCGTATCACCGCCTTACTAAACGTCTCCAGAAAGTGCTCGGATTGCATCAAGGACAAATACGATTACAAATGGATTCCGGTGGAAGACAACCACAACACGGACATCAGCAGCCACTTCCAGGAGGCTATAGAGTTCATAG ATACTGTGAGACTAGCTGGAGGGAAGGTCCTGGTCCACTGTGAGGCAGGAATCTCCAGGTCTCCTACCATATGTATGGCCTACCTCATGAAGACAAAGAGATTTCGCCTTGAGGAAGCCTTCGAGTACATCAAGCAACGCCGCAGCCTTATCTCTCCCAATTTCAGCTTCATGGGTCAACTACTTCACTACGAGACGGAGATCTTCTCTTCCATAACAAGTGCCCCTCCTGTCTCCATGTCTTGCAAAAGGGACACTGTATCGTTCTTTGCAGAAGAGATGGACCTTGGGCAGCACTTTGAGGGGTCTTGTTTTTCCTTCCCAGCATCGGtcttgagtcctgtccctctcagGTCTCCGGTGCACCAGTTAAAACTCAGTCCTATCACTGCAACCTCATCCTGCTGA